The following are from one region of the Syngnathus acus chromosome 19, fSynAcu1.2, whole genome shotgun sequence genome:
- the si:ch211-183d21.1 gene encoding uncharacterized protein si:ch211-183d21.1 isoform X2 — translation MMMVLTLLCLLLAAPIRGEPCLIISEINADNPKLDTSEFVELYHTSGQRSSLDGFTLVFYNGNGNVAYKVLDLNGHSTDDRGFFLVGSLDMLPKPAILLPPNTVQNGPDDAVALYHTSAARYVEKMNVTSMGLVDAIVYTTRKTGGAEVLADILTPGELAFVEDESALEGDESIERCLLSEDRWGFRVSAPSPGQRNNCTPSAVPLSRPVITELKLGGGQVDGFVELMSPSEAGPFVLVVLNGKTDRVSVSLNVNASTSRNGLISIIVDKRFMKGDESGGVAVYSGTTSEFPVGGPLSLIEPLDSFVFAGPGDKPSANLTETLIPGRQPYQLSNSLKEGGFYLSRCGMAMWTRDPGVFWEAPQTPGQPNQCPWPKICPHTLVPGGGSDTSPHLPSWGPGDFLINELNADTPGAAEDGEYVELWHPSGRRVSLQGIWILLFSAHNNKPYREISLSGHFTTAKGYFLLGSDRLVPAPSLRLPPNTIQNGPDAVALYRSPFGPPSSQQRGIPTKGLLDAVVYRKMGSDQEAQELSKALTPGQLPLLEDPEVLPGDEALSRCGGLYPHDLSAFSVAPPTPLRENSCPRPPPPPEGVVINEVASRHWTNHSQQRSFVELYGPPLINLRGLVLVVLDQEHSGRIVALPLIGAVTRDGYYTIGNVTDADQTFPEGVDVPARGTVILCYDLFSVCRAATALTNSSRRDELMFSDVQMLLSSTSTRGSQVIPALRSVKNAAVSVSRCACCDVRSPSSWTTSSSTPQSVNICPSLDFSSHIDICLGPPSSGWTENSGDCSGFILGRRMVQVAHYLEQRCLCGISALSLQGANFSCVSGWLRVWGSIRAFSDHQRALIIQTSTVNLSHADVCAAPVTDRHTSTGSSLGLQIGLVVAVLVLLALGAALFMYFYKRTRPLDYATMELSEHAEGLSDL, via the exons ATGATGATGGTGCTCACTTTGCTGTGTCTGCTCCTCGCGGCACCGATTCGGGGCGAGCCCTGCCTCATCATCAGCGAGATCAACGCCGACAACCCCAAACTGGACACCAGCGAGTTCGTGGAGTTGTACCACACCAGCGGACAACGGTCTTCCCTGGACGGATTCACTCTGGTCTTCTACAACGGGAACGGAAACGTGGCTTATAAAGTTTTAGACCTAAATGGCCACAGCACGGACGACAGGGGCTTCTTCCTGGTCGGCTCGTTGGACATGCTCCCCAAACCCGCCATCCTCCTGCCTCCCAACACCGTCCAGAACGGTCCGGATGACGCCGTCGCGCTCTATCATACGTCGGCGGCGCGGTATGTCGAGAAGATGAACGTCACCTCCATGGGTTTGGTGGACGCCATTGTTTATACCACACGCAAGACAGGCGGAGCTGAGGTCCTGGCAGATATCCTCACGCCAGGGGAGCTGGCATTTGTCGAGGATGAAAGCGCCCTGGAGGGGGACGAATCCATAGAGAG GTGTTTGTTGTCTGAAGATCGCTGGGGCTTCAGGGTGTCCGCTCCCTCCCCGGGCCAGAGGAACAACTGCACGCCGTCCGCCGTGCCGTTGAGCCGGCCCGTCATCACCGAGCTGAAGCTGGGCGGAGGTCAGGTGGACGGCTTCGTGGAGCTGATGTCGCCGTCCGAGGCCGGGCCATTTGTGTTGGTGGTGCTGAACGGGAAAACGGACAGAGTCAGTGTCAGTTTGAACGTGAACGCGAGCACCTCCAGGAACGGACTCATCTCCATAATTGTAGACAAGAGGTTTATGAAAG gAGACGAGTCCGGGGGAGTCGCCGTATACAGCGGTACGACTTCGGAGTTTCCCGTGGGTGGCCCGCTGAGCCTGATCGAGCCTCTGGACTCGTTTGTGTTCGCCGGCCCCGGAGACAAGCCCAGCGCCAACCTTACGGAGACCCTCATCCCCGGCAGGCAGCCATATCAGCTCAGCAACAG TTTAAAGGAGGGAGGCTTCTACCTCAGCCGTTGTGGTATGGCCATGTGGACCAGAGATCCCGGCGTCTTTTGGGAGGCTCCGCAAACCCCGGGGCAACCCAACCAGTGCCCCTGGCCAAAAATCTGCCCTCACACTTTGG TTCCGGGAGGAGGTTCGGATACGTCTCCTCACCTGCCATCTTGGGGGCCCGGTGACTTCTTGATCAACGAGCTGAACGCGGACACCCCCGGCGCGGCTGAGGACGGCGAGTACGTGGAACTGTGGCACCCCTCTGGACGCCGCGTGTCCCTGCAGGGCATCTGGATTCTGCTTTTCAGTGCCCACAACAACAAACCCTACAGAGAGATCAGTCTGAGTGGGCACTTCACCACCGCCAAGGGATACTTCCTGCTGGGCAGCGATAGGCTGGTGCCGGCGCCTTCTCTCCGCCTACCTCCCAACACCATCCAGAACGGACCGGACGCCGTGGCGCTGTACCGCAGCCCGTTCGGCCCGCCGTCGTCACAGCAAAGGGGGATCCCCACCAAAGGGCTCCTGGATGCCGTGGTGTATCGCAAGATGGGATCGGATCAGGAGGCGCAGGAGCTTAGTAAGGCGCTGACGCCTGGACAGCTTCCCTTACTGGAGGACCCGGAGGTTCTTCCTGGTGATGAGGCGCTCAGCCGCTGCGGAGGACTTTACCCTCATGACTTGTCTGCATTTTCA GTGGCTCCGCCTACTCCACTGAGAGAGAACAGCTGTCCTCGGCCACCTCCGCCTCCCGAGGGCGTGGTCATCAACGAGGTGGCCAGCCGCCACTGGACCAATCACAGCCAGCAGAGGTCCTTTGTGGAGTTGTACGGGCCCCCGTTGATCAATCTGCGTGGTCTGGTACTGGTGGTGTTGGACCAGGAACACAGCGGCAGGATCGTTGCACTTCCTTTGATCGGAGCTGTCACCCGTGACGGGTATTACACAATCGGGAATGTCACTGACGCCG ATCAGACTTTCCCAGAAGGCGTGGATGTGCCGGCACGGGGAACGGTCATCTTGTGTTACGACCTTTTCAGCGTGTGCAGAGCCGCCACCGCCCTGACCAACTCCAGTCGGCGGGACGAGCTGATGTTCAGTGACGTCCAGATGCTGCTCTCCTCAAcgtccactagagggagccaggTTATTCCAGCCCTCAG GTCTGTCAAAAACGCTGCGGTCTCTGTCAGCCGTTGTGCGTGCTGCGATGTGAGGAGCCCTTCTTCCTGGACGACGTCTTCGTCGACACCTCAAAGTGTTAACATCTGCCCCAGCTTGGACTTCTCCAGTCACATCGACATTTGCCTCGGACCGCCTTCCAGCGGCTGGACGGAAAACTCAGGAG ACTGCAGTGGTTTCATTCTAGGAAGGAGGATGGTCCAAGTGGCCCATTATCTGGAGCAGAGGTGTCTCTGCGGAATATCCGCTTTATCACTCCAAG GGGCCAATTTCTCCTGTGTGTCCGGCTGGTTGCGAGTGTGGGGAAGCATTCGGGCCTTCTCGGACCACCAGAGGGCGCTCATCATCCAGACCTCCACTGTGAACCTCTCGCATGCTGATGTTTGCGCCGCTCCTGTCACGGACCGCCACACCAGCACAG GATCCAGCCTGGGTCTACAGATTGGTCTGGTAGTCGCGGTGCTCGTGCTACTCGCGCTTGGAGCGGCtctttttatgtatttctACAAAAGAAC GCGTCCTCTGGACTACGCCACCATGGAGCTGAGCGAGCATGCAGAGGGTCTCTCAGATCTATAG
- the si:ch211-183d21.1 gene encoding uncharacterized protein si:ch211-183d21.1 isoform X1, whose product MMMVLTLLCLLLAAPIRGEPCLIISEINADNPKLDTSEFVELYHTSGQRSSLDGFTLVFYNGNGNVAYKVLDLNGHSTDDRGFFLVGSLDMLPKPAILLPPNTVQNGPDDAVALYHTSAARYVEKMNVTSMGLVDAIVYTTRKTGGAEVLADILTPGELAFVEDESALEGDESIERCLLSEDRWGFRVSAPSPGQRNNCTPSAVPLSRPVITELKLGGGQVDGFVELMSPSEAGPFVLVVLNGKTDRVSVSLNVNASTSRNGLISIIVDKRFMKGDESGGVAVYSGTTSEFPVGGPLSLIEPLDSFVFAGPGDKPSANLTETLIPGRQPYQLSNSLKEGGFYLSRCGMAMWTRDPGVFWEAPQTPGQPNQCPWPKICPHTLVVPGGGSDTSPHLPSWGPGDFLINELNADTPGAAEDGEYVELWHPSGRRVSLQGIWILLFSAHNNKPYREISLSGHFTTAKGYFLLGSDRLVPAPSLRLPPNTIQNGPDAVALYRSPFGPPSSQQRGIPTKGLLDAVVYRKMGSDQEAQELSKALTPGQLPLLEDPEVLPGDEALSRCGGLYPHDLSAFSVAPPTPLRENSCPRPPPPPEGVVINEVASRHWTNHSQQRSFVELYGPPLINLRGLVLVVLDQEHSGRIVALPLIGAVTRDGYYTIGNVTDADQTFPEGVDVPARGTVILCYDLFSVCRAATALTNSSRRDELMFSDVQMLLSSTSTRGSQVIPALRSVKNAAVSVSRCACCDVRSPSSWTTSSSTPQSVNICPSLDFSSHIDICLGPPSSGWTENSGDCSGFILGRRMVQVAHYLEQRCLCGISALSLQGANFSCVSGWLRVWGSIRAFSDHQRALIIQTSTVNLSHADVCAAPVTDRHTSTGSSLGLQIGLVVAVLVLLALGAALFMYFYKRTRPLDYATMELSEHAEGLSDL is encoded by the exons ATGATGATGGTGCTCACTTTGCTGTGTCTGCTCCTCGCGGCACCGATTCGGGGCGAGCCCTGCCTCATCATCAGCGAGATCAACGCCGACAACCCCAAACTGGACACCAGCGAGTTCGTGGAGTTGTACCACACCAGCGGACAACGGTCTTCCCTGGACGGATTCACTCTGGTCTTCTACAACGGGAACGGAAACGTGGCTTATAAAGTTTTAGACCTAAATGGCCACAGCACGGACGACAGGGGCTTCTTCCTGGTCGGCTCGTTGGACATGCTCCCCAAACCCGCCATCCTCCTGCCTCCCAACACCGTCCAGAACGGTCCGGATGACGCCGTCGCGCTCTATCATACGTCGGCGGCGCGGTATGTCGAGAAGATGAACGTCACCTCCATGGGTTTGGTGGACGCCATTGTTTATACCACACGCAAGACAGGCGGAGCTGAGGTCCTGGCAGATATCCTCACGCCAGGGGAGCTGGCATTTGTCGAGGATGAAAGCGCCCTGGAGGGGGACGAATCCATAGAGAG GTGTTTGTTGTCTGAAGATCGCTGGGGCTTCAGGGTGTCCGCTCCCTCCCCGGGCCAGAGGAACAACTGCACGCCGTCCGCCGTGCCGTTGAGCCGGCCCGTCATCACCGAGCTGAAGCTGGGCGGAGGTCAGGTGGACGGCTTCGTGGAGCTGATGTCGCCGTCCGAGGCCGGGCCATTTGTGTTGGTGGTGCTGAACGGGAAAACGGACAGAGTCAGTGTCAGTTTGAACGTGAACGCGAGCACCTCCAGGAACGGACTCATCTCCATAATTGTAGACAAGAGGTTTATGAAAG gAGACGAGTCCGGGGGAGTCGCCGTATACAGCGGTACGACTTCGGAGTTTCCCGTGGGTGGCCCGCTGAGCCTGATCGAGCCTCTGGACTCGTTTGTGTTCGCCGGCCCCGGAGACAAGCCCAGCGCCAACCTTACGGAGACCCTCATCCCCGGCAGGCAGCCATATCAGCTCAGCAACAG TTTAAAGGAGGGAGGCTTCTACCTCAGCCGTTGTGGTATGGCCATGTGGACCAGAGATCCCGGCGTCTTTTGGGAGGCTCCGCAAACCCCGGGGCAACCCAACCAGTGCCCCTGGCCAAAAATCTGCCCTCACACTTTGG TAGTTCCGGGAGGAGGTTCGGATACGTCTCCTCACCTGCCATCTTGGGGGCCCGGTGACTTCTTGATCAACGAGCTGAACGCGGACACCCCCGGCGCGGCTGAGGACGGCGAGTACGTGGAACTGTGGCACCCCTCTGGACGCCGCGTGTCCCTGCAGGGCATCTGGATTCTGCTTTTCAGTGCCCACAACAACAAACCCTACAGAGAGATCAGTCTGAGTGGGCACTTCACCACCGCCAAGGGATACTTCCTGCTGGGCAGCGATAGGCTGGTGCCGGCGCCTTCTCTCCGCCTACCTCCCAACACCATCCAGAACGGACCGGACGCCGTGGCGCTGTACCGCAGCCCGTTCGGCCCGCCGTCGTCACAGCAAAGGGGGATCCCCACCAAAGGGCTCCTGGATGCCGTGGTGTATCGCAAGATGGGATCGGATCAGGAGGCGCAGGAGCTTAGTAAGGCGCTGACGCCTGGACAGCTTCCCTTACTGGAGGACCCGGAGGTTCTTCCTGGTGATGAGGCGCTCAGCCGCTGCGGAGGACTTTACCCTCATGACTTGTCTGCATTTTCA GTGGCTCCGCCTACTCCACTGAGAGAGAACAGCTGTCCTCGGCCACCTCCGCCTCCCGAGGGCGTGGTCATCAACGAGGTGGCCAGCCGCCACTGGACCAATCACAGCCAGCAGAGGTCCTTTGTGGAGTTGTACGGGCCCCCGTTGATCAATCTGCGTGGTCTGGTACTGGTGGTGTTGGACCAGGAACACAGCGGCAGGATCGTTGCACTTCCTTTGATCGGAGCTGTCACCCGTGACGGGTATTACACAATCGGGAATGTCACTGACGCCG ATCAGACTTTCCCAGAAGGCGTGGATGTGCCGGCACGGGGAACGGTCATCTTGTGTTACGACCTTTTCAGCGTGTGCAGAGCCGCCACCGCCCTGACCAACTCCAGTCGGCGGGACGAGCTGATGTTCAGTGACGTCCAGATGCTGCTCTCCTCAAcgtccactagagggagccaggTTATTCCAGCCCTCAG GTCTGTCAAAAACGCTGCGGTCTCTGTCAGCCGTTGTGCGTGCTGCGATGTGAGGAGCCCTTCTTCCTGGACGACGTCTTCGTCGACACCTCAAAGTGTTAACATCTGCCCCAGCTTGGACTTCTCCAGTCACATCGACATTTGCCTCGGACCGCCTTCCAGCGGCTGGACGGAAAACTCAGGAG ACTGCAGTGGTTTCATTCTAGGAAGGAGGATGGTCCAAGTGGCCCATTATCTGGAGCAGAGGTGTCTCTGCGGAATATCCGCTTTATCACTCCAAG GGGCCAATTTCTCCTGTGTGTCCGGCTGGTTGCGAGTGTGGGGAAGCATTCGGGCCTTCTCGGACCACCAGAGGGCGCTCATCATCCAGACCTCCACTGTGAACCTCTCGCATGCTGATGTTTGCGCCGCTCCTGTCACGGACCGCCACACCAGCACAG GATCCAGCCTGGGTCTACAGATTGGTCTGGTAGTCGCGGTGCTCGTGCTACTCGCGCTTGGAGCGGCtctttttatgtatttctACAAAAGAAC GCGTCCTCTGGACTACGCCACCATGGAGCTGAGCGAGCATGCAGAGGGTCTCTCAGATCTATAG
- the si:ch211-183d21.3 gene encoding serine/threonine-protein kinase SBK1, which yields MQDHGERQVPSSLPHSVKASLSLSPTGPGRVGGGSGGGGSPTSKMAPGGVGVPVEDMQALAITSLSAADVAKQFEQIRELGKGTYGKVDLVAHRTQGTKMALKFVTKNKTKLKSFLREYSLTGSLSSSPFIIKVLDVLFETEDSYVFGQEYAPAGDLFDIIPPQVGLPEEMVKRCMQQLGLALDFMHSKSLVHRDVKPENVLLFDRECRRIKLADFGMTRRVGCRVKRVSGTIPYTAPEVCRAGRTEGFLVATSLDVWAFGVLVFCMLTGNFPWEAALLSDAFYEEFRRWQKAGCPVGTYPSQWRRFTDDALRMFQRLLAAEPEKRCGVKDVFCFVKYELVSELRRRASYRAKRGERSSSGVCTGNCTSSSSTSSSSSRASHRHPEPSTPPGTSCLRPAPLKRSVLSDSREEAGQQQPSGRDKNKSQMVMATAIEICV from the exons ATGCAGGACCATGGAGAGAGACAAGTCCCTAGCAG TCTGCCGCACAGCGTCAAGGCCAGCCTGTCGCTTTCTCCGACCGGGCCGGGACGGGTGGGTGGCGGCAGCGGGGGCGGGGGCTCCCCGACATCCAAAATGGCCCCCGGTGGAGTCGGGGTACCTGTGGAGGACATGCAAGCCTTGGCCATTACTTCGCTGTCTGCTGCCGATGTAGCCAAACAATTTGAGCAGATTCGTGAGCTGGGGAAGGGCACGTATGGTAAAGTGGACCTGGTGGCCCACAGAACCCAAG GCACTAAAATGGCACTCAAATTTGttaccaaaaataaaaccaagctCAAGAGTTTTCTCCGGGAGTACAGTCTTACAGGCTCGCTTAGCTCCAGCCCGTTCATCATCAAAGTTCTGGACGTGCTTTTTGAGACGGAAGACAGCTACGTATTCGGACAAGAATACGCTCCCGCCGGGGACCTTTTCGACATCATTCCCCCACAG GTGGGTCTTCCAGAAGAAATGGTCAAACGCTGCATGCAACAACTCGGTCTGGCTCTGGATTTCATGCACAGCAAAAGTTTGGTCCACAGGGACGTCAAGCCGGAAAACGTGCTTCTGTTCGACCGCGAGTGTCGCCGCATCAAGCTAGCCGACTTTGGCATGACTCGACGGGTCGGCTGTCGGGTGAAAAGGGTGAGCGGCACCATCCCCTACACGGCTCCGGAGGTGTGCCGGGCCGGCCGCACCGAGGGCTTCCTGGTGGCTACCAGTCTGGACGTGTGGGCTTTTGGAGTTCTGGTCTTCTGCATGCTGACGGGTAACTTCCCCTGGGAAGCGGCGCTGCTAAGCGACGCCTTCTACGAGGAGTTCCGACGTTGGCAGAAAGCCGGATGCCCCGTGGGGACGTATCCGTCTCAGTGGCGCCGATTCACCGACGACGCCCTGCGAATGTTCCAAAGGCTTCTCGCCGCCGAGCCGGAAAAACGTTGCGGGGTCAAGGACGTCTTTTGCTTCGTCAAATATGAGCTGGTGAGCGAGCTCAGGCGTAGAGCGTCCTATCGTGCCAAAAGAGGCGAACGGTCCAGCTCGGGGGTGTGCACTGGCAACTGCACTTCATCTTCAtccacttcttcctcctcctcacgaGCCTCCCACAGACACCCTGAGCCTTCCACGCCTCCAGGAACCTCCTGCCTTCGCCCAGCACCCCTCAAGCGGAGCGTCCTTTCTGACTCCAGAGAGGAGGCTGGACAGCAACAACCTTCAGGACGAGACAAGAACAAAAGCCAGATGGTGATGGCCACTGCCATTGAAATCTGCGTGTAA
- the LOC119138128 gene encoding retinol dehydrogenase 13-like isoform X1, with translation MTHFNPSHSQRQRRQKEPAHPGLMTSAPFVCLGDKEDGREVGMWNHVTGGRCPSKAKLNGKTVIITGANTGIGKETAQELAKRGGRIIMGCRDMEKCEAAAKEIRGNTLNPHVYACHLDLASVKSIREFADRIKEKEQRVDVLINNAGVMRCPAWKTEDGFDMQFGVNHLGHFLLTNLLLDRLKESAPSRVINLSSLAHLVGKIDFEDLNWERKKFDTKQAYCQSKLANVLFTRELAKRLQGTGVTVNAVHPGVVSTELGRHTGLHQSQFSTTVLSPLFSMLVKNPELGAQPSVFLAVADELEGATGRYYDVLTEKEPAPQAMDEEAARKLWEISSRLVGLKEDDGQSSNPCQADLPALSQQTHGQNPGPVVGTVGL, from the exons ATGACCCACTTCAATCCCAGTCATTCACAAAGACAGAGGAGACAGAAGGAGCCTGCACATCCGGGGTTGATGACTTCCGCTCCGTTCGTGTGTCTCGGGGATAAGGAAGACGGCCGTGAGGTTGGAATGTG GAACCACGTGACTGGGGGTCGGTGTCCCAGCAAAGCCAAGCTAAATGGGAAGACGGTGATTATAACAGGGGCCAACACAGGGATCGGCAAAGAGACGGCACAAGAACTGGCCAAGAGAG GGGGCCGGATCATTATGGGATGTCGAGACATGGAGAAGTGCGAAGCGGCCGCAAAAGAAATCCGGGGCAACACCCTAAATCCTCATGTTTACGCCTGCCACCTTGACTTGGCCTCCGTGAAATCCATACGGGAGTTTGCGGACAGAATCAAAGAAA AGGAGCAGCGTGTGGATGTACTAATAAACAATGCGGGCGTCATGAGATGTCCCGCCTGGAAAACAGAGGACGGCTTTGACATGCAATTTGGAGTGAACCACTTAG GCCACTTCTTATTGACCAATCTTCTGCTGGACCGGTTAAAAGAATCCGCCCCCAGCAGAGTGATCAACTTGTCCTCACTTGCCCACCTCGTTGGAAAGATAGACTTCGAAGACCTGAACTGGGAAAGGAAAAAGTTTGACACTAAGCAAGCGTACTGTCAGAGCAAGCTTGCCAACGTTCTCTTCACCAGAGAGCTGGCCAAGCGTTTACAAG GCACAGGAGTCACCGTAAATGCTGTGCACCCTGGCGTTGTTTCCACTGAGCTTGGCAGGCACACCGGGCTGCACCAATCCCAATTCTCCACCACGGTGCTCA GTCCCCTTTTCTCCATGCTGGTGAAGAACCCCGAACTGGGGGCCCAGCCCAGCGTCTTCCTGGCTGTGGCGGATGAGCTAGAGGGGGCGACGGGACGCTACTACGACGTGTTGACGGAAAAGGAGCCAGCTCCCCAGGCCATGGATGAGGAGGCAGCTCGCAAGCTGTGGGAGATCAGCAGCAGGCTGGTGGGTCTGAAGGAGGATGATGGACAGTCCAGCAATCCTTGCCAGGCTGACCTGCCAGCACTAAGTCAACAGACACATGGACAGAACCCAGGACCAGTTGTTGGCACTGTGGGGTTGTAG
- the LOC119138128 gene encoding retinol dehydrogenase 13-like isoform X2, producing MNNMWLPVSVFGTVIGGAVLLKNHVTGGRCPSKAKLNGKTVIITGANTGIGKETAQELAKRGGRIIMGCRDMEKCEAAAKEIRGNTLNPHVYACHLDLASVKSIREFADRIKEKEQRVDVLINNAGVMRCPAWKTEDGFDMQFGVNHLGHFLLTNLLLDRLKESAPSRVINLSSLAHLVGKIDFEDLNWERKKFDTKQAYCQSKLANVLFTRELAKRLQGTGVTVNAVHPGVVSTELGRHTGLHQSQFSTTVLSPLFSMLVKNPELGAQPSVFLAVADELEGATGRYYDVLTEKEPAPQAMDEEAARKLWEISSRLVGLKEDDGQSSNPCQADLPALSQQTHGQNPGPVVGTVGL from the exons ATGAACAATATGTGGTTGCCAGTTTCTGTCTTTGGAACTGTTATTGGAGGTGCCGTCTTACTGAA GAACCACGTGACTGGGGGTCGGTGTCCCAGCAAAGCCAAGCTAAATGGGAAGACGGTGATTATAACAGGGGCCAACACAGGGATCGGCAAAGAGACGGCACAAGAACTGGCCAAGAGAG GGGGCCGGATCATTATGGGATGTCGAGACATGGAGAAGTGCGAAGCGGCCGCAAAAGAAATCCGGGGCAACACCCTAAATCCTCATGTTTACGCCTGCCACCTTGACTTGGCCTCCGTGAAATCCATACGGGAGTTTGCGGACAGAATCAAAGAAA AGGAGCAGCGTGTGGATGTACTAATAAACAATGCGGGCGTCATGAGATGTCCCGCCTGGAAAACAGAGGACGGCTTTGACATGCAATTTGGAGTGAACCACTTAG GCCACTTCTTATTGACCAATCTTCTGCTGGACCGGTTAAAAGAATCCGCCCCCAGCAGAGTGATCAACTTGTCCTCACTTGCCCACCTCGTTGGAAAGATAGACTTCGAAGACCTGAACTGGGAAAGGAAAAAGTTTGACACTAAGCAAGCGTACTGTCAGAGCAAGCTTGCCAACGTTCTCTTCACCAGAGAGCTGGCCAAGCGTTTACAAG GCACAGGAGTCACCGTAAATGCTGTGCACCCTGGCGTTGTTTCCACTGAGCTTGGCAGGCACACCGGGCTGCACCAATCCCAATTCTCCACCACGGTGCTCA GTCCCCTTTTCTCCATGCTGGTGAAGAACCCCGAACTGGGGGCCCAGCCCAGCGTCTTCCTGGCTGTGGCGGATGAGCTAGAGGGGGCGACGGGACGCTACTACGACGTGTTGACGGAAAAGGAGCCAGCTCCCCAGGCCATGGATGAGGAGGCAGCTCGCAAGCTGTGGGAGATCAGCAGCAGGCTGGTGGGTCTGAAGGAGGATGATGGACAGTCCAGCAATCCTTGCCAGGCTGACCTGCCAGCACTAAGTCAACAGACACATGGACAGAACCCAGGACCAGTTGTTGGCACTGTGGGGTTGTAG
- the LOC119138128 gene encoding retinol dehydrogenase 13-like isoform X3, with protein MGCRDMEKCEAAAKEIRGNTLNPHVYACHLDLASVKSIREFADRIKEKEQRVDVLINNAGVMRCPAWKTEDGFDMQFGVNHLGHFLLTNLLLDRLKESAPSRVINLSSLAHLVGKIDFEDLNWERKKFDTKQAYCQSKLANVLFTRELAKRLQGTGVTVNAVHPGVVSTELGRHTGLHQSQFSTTVLSPLFSMLVKNPELGAQPSVFLAVADELEGATGRYYDVLTEKEPAPQAMDEEAARKLWEISSRLVGLKEDDGQSSNPCQADLPALSQQTHGQNPGPVVGTVGL; from the exons ATGGGATGTCGAGACATGGAGAAGTGCGAAGCGGCCGCAAAAGAAATCCGGGGCAACACCCTAAATCCTCATGTTTACGCCTGCCACCTTGACTTGGCCTCCGTGAAATCCATACGGGAGTTTGCGGACAGAATCAAAGAAA AGGAGCAGCGTGTGGATGTACTAATAAACAATGCGGGCGTCATGAGATGTCCCGCCTGGAAAACAGAGGACGGCTTTGACATGCAATTTGGAGTGAACCACTTAG GCCACTTCTTATTGACCAATCTTCTGCTGGACCGGTTAAAAGAATCCGCCCCCAGCAGAGTGATCAACTTGTCCTCACTTGCCCACCTCGTTGGAAAGATAGACTTCGAAGACCTGAACTGGGAAAGGAAAAAGTTTGACACTAAGCAAGCGTACTGTCAGAGCAAGCTTGCCAACGTTCTCTTCACCAGAGAGCTGGCCAAGCGTTTACAAG GCACAGGAGTCACCGTAAATGCTGTGCACCCTGGCGTTGTTTCCACTGAGCTTGGCAGGCACACCGGGCTGCACCAATCCCAATTCTCCACCACGGTGCTCA GTCCCCTTTTCTCCATGCTGGTGAAGAACCCCGAACTGGGGGCCCAGCCCAGCGTCTTCCTGGCTGTGGCGGATGAGCTAGAGGGGGCGACGGGACGCTACTACGACGTGTTGACGGAAAAGGAGCCAGCTCCCCAGGCCATGGATGAGGAGGCAGCTCGCAAGCTGTGGGAGATCAGCAGCAGGCTGGTGGGTCTGAAGGAGGATGATGGACAGTCCAGCAATCCTTGCCAGGCTGACCTGCCAGCACTAAGTCAACAGACACATGGACAGAACCCAGGACCAGTTGTTGGCACTGTGGGGTTGTAG